In the genome of Methanopyrus kandleri AV19, one region contains:
- a CDS encoding aconitase X: MYLTKEEERILDGEEGELKAKLMEVLVKLGDVFDAERLVRPASVHVSGVSYGTIGDAGLRFLRKVAEAGLRVSVPTSVNPCGICLDGNLPVDEEFERKQREIMDALESLGVASVYTCVPYQQGFQPSRGDLLAWGESSAVFVANTYYGARANREGAPATVAAAVVGRIPEYGMHLDENRVAEYEVVVEFEPRNDFEWSALGYYLGEALDGIPVLKLPTVPSLSNVKYMGAAAAASGALAMAYIPGITPEEPRMDCPERIEVEREDVFDLVEERFGTEREGFAFTGCPHRPDGEIPRFDGCAICCPANATLDGYRLRGTCPVVAPIEDVHDVVFTDSLKAAHYLASRVEVNVGPL; encoded by the coding sequence TTGTACCTGACGAAGGAGGAGGAGCGGATCCTGGACGGCGAGGAGGGTGAGCTGAAGGCTAAGCTCATGGAGGTATTGGTGAAGCTCGGGGACGTCTTCGACGCGGAGCGACTCGTGAGGCCCGCCTCGGTGCACGTGTCCGGGGTGTCGTACGGGACGATCGGCGACGCGGGGCTGAGGTTCCTGAGGAAGGTGGCGGAGGCCGGTCTGAGGGTTTCGGTCCCGACGAGCGTGAACCCGTGTGGCATCTGTCTGGACGGTAACCTCCCGGTGGACGAGGAGTTCGAGCGGAAGCAACGCGAGATCATGGACGCCCTGGAGTCGTTGGGCGTGGCCTCGGTGTACACGTGCGTACCGTACCAGCAGGGGTTCCAACCGTCGCGCGGCGACCTCCTGGCGTGGGGGGAGTCCTCCGCCGTCTTCGTGGCGAACACGTACTACGGTGCGCGGGCGAACCGGGAGGGGGCACCGGCGACGGTCGCGGCGGCGGTCGTGGGGAGGATCCCGGAGTACGGGATGCACCTGGACGAGAACCGGGTGGCGGAGTACGAGGTGGTCGTGGAGTTCGAGCCGCGGAACGACTTCGAGTGGTCGGCGCTGGGGTACTACCTGGGGGAGGCGCTCGACGGGATCCCGGTGCTGAAGTTACCGACGGTTCCCTCGCTGTCGAACGTGAAGTACATGGGAGCCGCGGCGGCGGCCTCGGGAGCGCTGGCTATGGCCTACATCCCGGGGATCACGCCGGAAGAGCCGCGGATGGACTGTCCCGAGCGAATCGAGGTGGAGCGGGAGGACGTGTTCGATCTCGTGGAGGAGCGGTTCGGGACGGAGCGTGAGGGGTTCGCGTTCACGGGGTGTCCTCACAGGCCTGACGGTGAGATCCCGAGGTTCGACGGCTGTGCGATCTGCTGTCCGGCGAACGCGACGCTCGATGGGTACAGGCTCCGGGGGACGTGCCCCGTGGTCGCGCCGATCGAGGACGTCCACGACGTGGTGTTCACGGACTCGCTGAAGGCCGCCCACTACCTGGCGTCACGGGTCGAGGTGAACGTGGGTCCGCTGTGA
- a CDS encoding SAM-dependent methyltransferase encodes MSELNVVELFHGDLYSIAYRAELDKFLPMIGRARITPAELTLAGLLELGYEVEVTTLEGKSLPGRRRIELADEVKGVVTGRYVEELLDSDRVHHLRLSARCLGAEVKIRYSSDWKVEIGGYEVDPSKLHKNRALVKLLEFVSTREPSFTDLVVDLGAAPGGWSSFAAQMAENVVAVDPARLEDRVRELENVHHLRITAHEFVLPEMIGVGFPGEKVTLLSDVYSGNPEDDLYAVLRLLERLENDVVWGFVKVAPAEDDVLEWFMEEIEEAGFAVENVNLESASSNETFVYFRE; translated from the coding sequence GTGTCGGAGCTGAACGTAGTGGAGCTGTTCCACGGTGACCTGTACTCCATCGCGTACCGGGCGGAGCTGGACAAGTTCCTACCGATGATCGGAAGGGCCCGCATCACCCCGGCAGAGCTGACGCTCGCGGGACTGCTGGAGTTAGGGTATGAGGTGGAAGTTACTACGTTGGAGGGGAAATCACTACCCGGTCGACGAAGGATCGAATTGGCGGACGAGGTGAAAGGGGTTGTGACCGGACGATACGTGGAGGAGCTCCTAGACTCGGACCGCGTGCATCACCTCAGGCTTTCCGCTAGGTGTCTCGGGGCGGAGGTCAAGATACGCTACTCATCCGACTGGAAGGTGGAAATAGGAGGCTACGAGGTGGACCCTTCGAAGCTCCACAAGAACCGAGCGTTGGTGAAGCTGCTGGAGTTCGTGTCGACGCGTGAGCCGTCCTTCACGGATCTCGTGGTGGACCTAGGGGCGGCTCCCGGAGGCTGGTCGTCCTTCGCGGCGCAGATGGCGGAGAACGTGGTCGCCGTCGACCCCGCGAGGTTGGAGGATCGCGTGAGGGAGCTGGAGAACGTGCACCATCTGCGTATCACGGCTCACGAGTTCGTCCTCCCCGAGATGATCGGGGTCGGATTCCCCGGGGAGAAGGTGACGCTGCTCTCGGACGTCTACTCCGGGAACCCCGAGGACGACCTGTATGCGGTCCTTCGACTGCTGGAGCGTCTCGAGAACGACGTCGTGTGGGGTTTCGTGAAGGTGGCACCGGCGGAGGACGATGTGTTGGAATGGTTCATGGAGGAAATCGAAGAGGCGGGGTTCGCGGTGGAGAACGTCAATCTCGAGTCGGCGAGCTCGAACGAGACGTTCGTTTACTTCCGAGAGTGA
- a CDS encoding cupin domain-containing protein, which yields MKRSPRDSVPYVTLDGSLIYEVVRPEFSRVNTVSLAVAEIPPGESTVPHYHLDFDEVYWVLEGRGIVHVGSRSLEVHPEDCVEIPRGSVHWVENDGSETLRILCVCSPPYRHETTVTLGSKRTSRSSSPTRD from the coding sequence TTGAAACGCAGTCCGCGCGACTCCGTGCCCTACGTGACCCTTGACGGCTCGCTGATCTACGAGGTCGTGCGCCCGGAGTTCTCCCGCGTTAACACCGTGAGCCTGGCCGTCGCGGAGATTCCGCCCGGAGAGTCCACGGTACCGCACTACCACCTCGACTTCGACGAGGTGTACTGGGTCCTGGAGGGCCGGGGCATCGTACACGTCGGGTCGAGATCCTTGGAGGTCCATCCGGAGGACTGCGTGGAGATCCCCCGCGGTTCGGTACATTGGGTCGAGAACGACGGCTCGGAGACGCTGAGGATACTTTGTGTGTGCTCCCCACCCTACCGTCACGAGACCACGGTCACTCTCGGAAGTAAACGAACGTCTCGTTCGAGCTCGCCGACTCGAGATTGA
- a CDS encoding cobyrinate a,c-diamide synthase, whose translation MPIPRIVLAGSSSACGKTMITAGIIQALRADGYEVQPFKVGPDYIDPSYHWLASGRPCGNLDTFLFREKHVRWLFEHRCEGADLAVVEGVRGLYEGIGAVGVRGSTYHVSEVLNAPVVLIVDARSLTKSVAALVKGYAELEGANIAGVILNRIRSEVHYHKVRRALVKYTDVKVLGYVPRDRRLKVEYRHLGLVPTPERLEEMRERLRTVAEVISEHVDLDALIDVAEAAGPLGPGERPWEVNPTKCRIAVAKDEAFNFYYPENLEALEENGAKLLEFSPVRDEDVPPDADALYIGGGYPELFARQLEDAESTRNSIRELAESGAPIYAECGGFMYLCRELRWNEDRYRWVGVFDVAVEMTDRVQGLSYTVARAVDDTPVTRKGETFKGHEFHYSRLVRPEGLESAYRIIRGQGWRGREGFRPKDLPNVLGTYVHVHAASHPTFATNFTGSTGS comes from the coding sequence TTGCCGATACCCCGGATAGTACTCGCGGGCTCGTCCAGCGCCTGCGGTAAGACTATGATCACCGCCGGCATAATTCAGGCGCTACGAGCCGACGGCTACGAGGTACAACCGTTCAAGGTGGGCCCCGACTACATCGATCCGTCGTACCACTGGTTGGCTTCCGGGCGACCGTGCGGTAACCTCGACACGTTCCTCTTCCGCGAGAAGCACGTCAGATGGCTCTTCGAGCACCGATGTGAGGGCGCCGATCTCGCCGTCGTGGAGGGAGTTCGAGGGCTTTACGAGGGTATCGGCGCCGTCGGTGTGAGGGGGAGCACGTATCACGTCTCCGAGGTCCTCAACGCACCCGTAGTGTTGATCGTCGACGCCCGGAGTCTCACCAAGAGTGTGGCGGCGTTGGTGAAGGGCTACGCGGAACTGGAAGGAGCGAACATAGCCGGTGTGATACTGAACCGCATCAGGTCCGAGGTTCACTACCACAAGGTGCGACGCGCCCTGGTTAAGTACACCGACGTCAAGGTCCTGGGTTACGTCCCTAGGGACCGCAGGCTCAAGGTGGAATACCGGCATTTGGGTCTGGTGCCGACCCCCGAACGCCTCGAGGAGATGAGGGAACGTCTCCGCACAGTGGCCGAGGTGATCTCCGAGCATGTGGACCTGGACGCGCTCATCGACGTGGCGGAGGCCGCCGGTCCGCTGGGGCCCGGGGAGCGTCCCTGGGAAGTGAACCCGACCAAATGCCGCATCGCCGTGGCTAAGGATGAGGCTTTCAACTTCTACTACCCGGAGAACCTGGAGGCACTCGAGGAGAACGGCGCGAAGCTCCTGGAGTTCAGCCCCGTGCGCGACGAGGACGTTCCACCCGACGCGGATGCGCTTTACATCGGGGGCGGCTACCCGGAGCTGTTCGCACGTCAGCTGGAAGATGCCGAGAGTACGCGTAACTCCATCCGAGAGTTGGCGGAGTCGGGCGCCCCGATATATGCGGAATGCGGCGGCTTCATGTACCTGTGTAGGGAGCTCAGGTGGAACGAGGACAGGTACAGGTGGGTGGGTGTCTTCGACGTAGCGGTCGAAATGACGGATAGGGTTCAAGGCCTCAGCTACACGGTCGCCCGCGCCGTGGACGACACCCCGGTAACGCGTAAGGGGGAGACGTTCAAGGGCCACGAGTTTCATTACTCACGCCTCGTGAGGCCCGAGGGTCTCGAGAGCGCGTACCGGATAATCCGGGGTCAAGGTTGGCGCGGACGGGAGGGGTTTCGGCCCAAAGACCTCCCGAACGTGTTGGGAACGTACGTCCACGTGCACGCGGCCTCCCATCCGACGTTCGCCACTAACTTCACGGGGAGTACCGGGTCTTGA
- a CDS encoding NAD(P)/FAD-dependent oxidoreductase — protein sequence MEFDVVVVGAGPAGSVAAWAAAEAGCDVLILERKAEIGVPKQCAEGISAHGLEHAGIEPQDEWIATEISRALIYAPNGKEFEVPGDGYVLERRVFDKWLVVRAVEAGAEVELLAHARRALLDEGRVVGVEYEGEDGVHEVRARIVIAADGIESRIGRTAGLVPSLKPVEMCTCAQYEMVGVDVEEDATHFFVDAEFFPGGYFWIFPKGEGRANVGLGIRGSESEPGDALKVLNRALEDHELISEAVADAVPVEVNVGGVPVCGPVERTYGDGILLVGDAARQVNPLTGGGLHTSLVCGRIAGEVAAEAIEEDDTSASFLKRYQDRWEEEFGKTFKYALKASKIFSEMSNEELNALAEALDREDILRLVKGEEVVKVAKKVISRKPSLLKYAKHLMK from the coding sequence ATGGAGTTCGATGTGGTGGTGGTCGGTGCGGGTCCGGCGGGTTCGGTGGCGGCGTGGGCCGCGGCGGAGGCCGGTTGTGATGTCCTGATACTCGAGCGTAAGGCCGAGATCGGCGTCCCCAAACAGTGCGCCGAAGGAATAAGTGCACACGGGCTCGAACACGCTGGCATCGAGCCCCAGGATGAGTGGATCGCTACCGAGATCTCGCGCGCCCTCATCTACGCTCCCAACGGGAAGGAGTTCGAGGTCCCCGGTGACGGGTACGTGTTGGAGCGTCGTGTGTTTGATAAGTGGTTGGTTGTTCGGGCGGTGGAGGCTGGTGCGGAGGTCGAGTTGTTGGCGCATGCTCGACGGGCGTTGTTAGATGAGGGTCGGGTGGTCGGGGTCGAGTACGAGGGCGAGGATGGAGTGCACGAGGTCCGAGCCCGCATCGTCATCGCCGCAGACGGAATCGAATCACGCATAGGAAGAACCGCCGGACTGGTTCCATCGCTCAAACCCGTAGAGATGTGTACCTGCGCGCAATATGAGATGGTGGGCGTTGATGTGGAGGAGGACGCCACGCACTTCTTCGTCGACGCCGAGTTCTTCCCGGGAGGGTACTTCTGGATCTTCCCGAAGGGCGAAGGTCGGGCGAACGTGGGATTAGGTATCCGAGGGTCCGAATCCGAACCCGGGGATGCGCTGAAGGTACTGAACCGTGCCTTGGAGGATCACGAGCTGATCTCGGAAGCGGTGGCGGACGCCGTCCCCGTGGAAGTGAACGTGGGTGGTGTGCCGGTGTGCGGGCCCGTCGAGCGGACGTACGGTGACGGGATCCTCCTCGTGGGTGATGCGGCCCGCCAGGTCAACCCGTTAACCGGCGGTGGTCTTCATACTTCCCTGGTTTGCGGTCGGATCGCGGGCGAGGTGGCGGCCGAGGCGATCGAAGAGGACGACACGTCCGCCTCCTTCCTGAAACGGTACCAAGACCGGTGGGAGGAAGAGTTCGGTAAGACGTTCAAATACGCCCTGAAGGCGTCTAAGATATTCTCCGAAATGAGTAACGAGGAGCTCAACGCATTGGCGGAGGCGCTGGACCGTGAGGATATCCTCAGGTTAGTGAAGGGAGAGGAAGTCGTGAAGGTGGCCAAGAAGGTGATCAGCAGGAAACCGTCGCTCCTGAAGTACGCCAAGCACCTCATGAAATAA
- a CDS encoding DUF362 domain-containing protein, which yields MVERCLGCAACAAVCPKDALTISGGKPEFGPECDDCGICAKVCPTGAIENEGE from the coding sequence ATGGTCGAACGCTGTCTCGGGTGCGCCGCGTGCGCTGCGGTCTGCCCCAAGGACGCGCTGACGATTTCCGGTGGAAAGCCCGAGTTCGGTCCTGAGTGCGATGACTGTGGTATTTGCGCCAAGGTTTGCCCGACGGGCGCCATCGAGAACGAGGGGGAGTGA
- a CDS encoding tRNA pseudouridine(54/55) synthase Pus10: MIDRLREALKRFNPCDSCLGRAFGYGLTGLENRERGRAIKLYLGMRAHLEGEEETLELLARSGLEEAAAVLDDPPEPEPCGVCRGVLDKVDEFAEVVACELKDLEFRGFVVGSRWPEEIRKAEKELWETLGVEGEPIKREFNREVGKRVEHLLDVRADPRNPDIEVVFDFRPSLEDPKFEVHVRPIYVRGRYLKLRRGIPQTKWPCPRCRGAGCPNCDFTGKLYTESVEELIGMVLKDAFLAESHKFHAAGREDIDVRMLGNGRPFVMELLYPKRRNVDLKEIEGEINRKVGDDVQVVGLEYGDPEDVGKVKDLSERSRKRYRAWVKFGKPVPEDKLREVLKGLERSVIEQRTPRRVLHRRADKVRRKRVHEAKLIEYDGDRAVIEFLCDPGLYVKELISGDAGRTRPSLAELVEVEAECERLDVIEFLDEGGDRS; the protein is encoded by the coding sequence GTGATCGATCGGCTACGAGAGGCGCTGAAACGGTTCAATCCGTGCGATTCCTGCCTGGGCCGGGCCTTCGGTTACGGGTTGACAGGGCTCGAGAACAGGGAGCGGGGTCGAGCCATTAAGCTGTACCTAGGAATGCGAGCACACTTGGAAGGGGAGGAGGAGACACTCGAGCTGCTCGCCCGATCCGGGCTGGAGGAGGCCGCAGCGGTACTCGACGACCCTCCCGAGCCCGAACCCTGTGGTGTATGCCGTGGAGTGCTGGACAAAGTGGACGAGTTCGCCGAGGTAGTCGCGTGTGAGTTGAAGGACCTTGAGTTTCGGGGGTTCGTGGTGGGATCCAGATGGCCGGAGGAGATACGGAAAGCCGAGAAGGAGCTCTGGGAGACGCTCGGCGTCGAGGGTGAACCCATCAAACGCGAGTTCAACAGGGAGGTCGGTAAGAGGGTGGAACACCTGCTGGACGTGCGCGCGGATCCGAGGAACCCGGATATCGAGGTGGTGTTCGATTTCCGGCCCTCCTTGGAGGATCCGAAGTTCGAAGTCCACGTACGCCCCATCTACGTGCGAGGGCGCTACCTTAAGTTGAGGAGGGGGATCCCGCAGACGAAGTGGCCCTGCCCGCGGTGCCGGGGGGCGGGATGTCCGAACTGCGATTTCACCGGTAAGCTGTACACGGAGTCCGTGGAGGAACTCATTGGGATGGTGCTGAAGGACGCCTTCCTGGCGGAGTCGCACAAGTTCCACGCCGCGGGTCGCGAGGACATCGACGTGAGAATGCTCGGAAACGGTAGACCTTTCGTGATGGAACTCCTGTACCCTAAGCGCCGGAATGTCGACCTTAAGGAGATCGAAGGAGAGATCAACCGGAAGGTGGGCGACGACGTACAGGTGGTGGGACTGGAGTACGGGGATCCCGAAGACGTCGGGAAGGTAAAAGACCTCTCCGAGCGATCCCGGAAGAGGTACCGAGCGTGGGTGAAGTTCGGAAAACCAGTTCCGGAGGACAAGCTGAGAGAAGTCCTGAAGGGGCTGGAGAGGAGTGTGATAGAGCAGAGGACACCGAGGCGCGTGCTCCACAGGAGGGCGGACAAAGTTAGGAGGAAAAGAGTTCACGAGGCCAAGCTGATCGAGTACGACGGAGATCGAGCCGTCATCGAGTTCCTCTGCGACCCGGGACTGTACGTGAAAGAATTAATATCTGGAGATGCTGGACGGACTCGCCCCAGTCTCGCCGAGCTTGTTGAGGTTGAAGCGGAATGTGAGCGTCTCGATGTGATCGAGTTTCTGGATGAGGGAGGTGATCGGAGTTGA
- the eno gene encoding phosphopyruvate hydratase, whose product MPRIVSVKAREVLDSRGEPTVEVEVELEDGTVGRAMVPSGASTGTYEALELRDGDDRYGGKGVRRAVRNVEEIIAPEIEGLDATAQPDIDRTMIELDGTENKSHLGANAILGVSLAVARAAAKSLGIPLYRYLGGPTARRLPVPFMNVINGGEHAGNELDFQEHMIVPHGFESFSEALRAGVETYHVLGELLEEEYGPIATNVGDEGGYAPPMKDTVEPLDVLVEAIEEAGYAPGKEIALALDAAASEFYDEDSGTYRAYGQKYTRDELIDVYKDLVSQYPIVSIEDPLHEEDFRGFAKITEELGDKVQIVGDDLFVTNPDRLRKGIEMGAANALLLKVNQIGTLTEAVEAGELALQHGYGVMVSHRSGDTEDPFIADLAVALGCGQIKTGAPARSSRTAKYNRLLRIEEDLAGAAEFGPRNDFFLP is encoded by the coding sequence ATGCCCAGAATAGTCTCCGTGAAGGCCAGGGAAGTGTTAGACTCACGCGGAGAACCCACGGTGGAAGTGGAGGTGGAACTCGAAGACGGTACCGTCGGTCGGGCCATGGTCCCATCCGGAGCTTCCACGGGCACGTACGAAGCGCTGGAGCTGAGGGACGGCGACGATCGTTACGGAGGTAAGGGAGTACGCCGTGCCGTCAGGAACGTGGAGGAGATCATCGCCCCGGAGATCGAGGGACTCGACGCGACGGCCCAACCTGACATCGACCGCACGATGATCGAGCTCGACGGCACCGAGAACAAGTCTCACCTCGGAGCGAACGCGATCCTGGGAGTCTCGCTGGCGGTCGCCCGGGCGGCGGCCAAGTCGCTGGGGATACCGTTGTACCGATACCTAGGTGGTCCGACGGCGCGCCGACTGCCCGTGCCGTTCATGAACGTGATCAACGGCGGCGAGCACGCGGGTAACGAACTCGACTTCCAGGAGCACATGATCGTCCCGCACGGCTTCGAGTCGTTCTCCGAGGCTCTTCGAGCCGGTGTGGAGACGTACCACGTCCTCGGGGAGCTACTGGAGGAGGAGTACGGACCTATCGCCACGAACGTGGGTGACGAGGGCGGTTACGCTCCACCGATGAAGGATACGGTGGAACCACTGGACGTCCTCGTGGAGGCCATCGAGGAGGCCGGATACGCACCCGGCAAGGAGATCGCGTTGGCCCTGGACGCAGCCGCGAGCGAGTTCTACGACGAGGACTCGGGGACGTACAGGGCGTACGGTCAGAAGTATACCCGCGACGAGCTGATCGACGTGTACAAGGATCTGGTAAGCCAGTACCCGATCGTTTCCATAGAGGACCCGCTGCACGAGGAGGACTTCCGGGGCTTCGCCAAGATCACCGAGGAGCTAGGCGATAAGGTCCAAATCGTGGGTGACGACCTGTTCGTGACGAACCCGGACCGCCTGCGGAAGGGGATCGAAATGGGGGCGGCGAACGCCCTGCTCCTGAAGGTGAACCAGATCGGAACCCTGACGGAGGCCGTGGAGGCGGGTGAGCTCGCGCTTCAACACGGGTACGGTGTGATGGTGAGCCACCGGAGCGGCGACACCGAGGACCCGTTCATCGCCGACCTGGCCGTGGCCCTAGGGTGCGGACAGATCAAGACCGGAGCGCCCGCCCGTAGCTCTAGGACGGCCAAGTACAACCGCCTGCTCCGGATCGAGGAAGACTTAGCCGGGGCGGCGGAGTTCGGACCCCGGAACGACTTCTTCCTCCCCTAA
- the purF gene encoding amidophosphoribosyltransferase: MCGVSGCYLLKENEAGVYNYLILHANQHRGQESAGICVYDGLRLVGKKGMGLVTEVFDRPDLRKLSGPVGIGHVRYSTTGASELVNAQPFKVGYSKGELALAHNGDIVNSEELRRELVSDGHAFVSETDSEVIARLLAVALTETDDMFEAFEDVMERLVGSYSLTVITSHGDLIAVRDPWGFRPLCLGWDERGFFVSSETVGLDVLGVEERRELERGEVVWIREGDVESKVVRRERKAVCMFEFVYFARPDSIIEGRCVYECRKCMGKRLAEEAPVECDLVVPVPDSGRTAALGYAESLGVPMEEGLIKNRYVGRTFIMPEQEERVRSIRVKLNPIREVIKGCSLAVVDDSIVRGNTSRQIVEMLRDAGAREVHMRIASPPVVSPCYYGIDMATKEELIAADLDVPEICEKISADSLAYLSLEGLVESIRLKKRELCVGCLTGEYPTPVPE; the protein is encoded by the coding sequence TTGTGCGGGGTTTCCGGCTGTTACCTGCTTAAGGAAAACGAGGCGGGCGTTTATAATTACCTCATCCTCCATGCGAACCAGCACAGGGGCCAAGAGTCGGCCGGAATCTGCGTGTACGATGGACTCCGACTGGTCGGGAAGAAGGGCATGGGCCTAGTGACCGAAGTCTTCGATCGGCCCGACCTGCGGAAGCTCTCGGGTCCAGTGGGTATCGGCCACGTCAGGTACTCGACGACTGGCGCTTCCGAGCTCGTCAACGCCCAACCGTTCAAAGTGGGGTACTCGAAGGGCGAGCTGGCTTTGGCCCACAACGGAGACATCGTGAACTCCGAAGAGCTAAGGCGGGAGCTCGTTTCCGACGGACATGCTTTCGTTTCGGAGACTGATTCGGAGGTCATCGCCCGACTGCTCGCGGTCGCTCTCACCGAGACCGACGATATGTTCGAGGCGTTCGAGGACGTTATGGAACGGTTGGTAGGCTCGTACTCCCTGACCGTGATAACGAGTCACGGTGACCTAATCGCGGTCCGAGATCCCTGGGGATTCCGACCACTGTGCCTGGGATGGGACGAACGTGGCTTCTTCGTTTCCTCCGAGACGGTAGGTCTGGACGTGTTAGGTGTGGAGGAACGCCGCGAGCTGGAACGTGGCGAGGTAGTTTGGATTCGGGAGGGCGACGTCGAAAGTAAAGTCGTGAGAAGGGAACGCAAGGCCGTCTGTATGTTCGAGTTCGTGTACTTCGCACGGCCGGATTCCATCATCGAAGGCAGGTGCGTGTACGAATGTCGGAAGTGCATGGGTAAGCGACTCGCCGAGGAGGCCCCGGTCGAGTGCGATCTGGTGGTTCCCGTCCCGGATTCGGGTCGGACGGCGGCGCTGGGATACGCGGAGTCGTTGGGGGTCCCTATGGAAGAGGGACTGATCAAAAATCGGTACGTGGGTAGGACGTTCATCATGCCGGAGCAGGAGGAGCGCGTACGGAGCATCCGGGTAAAGCTGAACCCCATCCGGGAGGTGATCAAAGGGTGCTCGCTGGCAGTAGTGGACGACAGCATCGTACGTGGAAACACCTCTCGACAAATAGTGGAAATGCTGCGGGATGCCGGGGCCCGTGAGGTTCACATGAGGATCGCGTCACCTCCCGTGGTGTCCCCTTGTTACTACGGGATCGACATGGCCACGAAGGAGGAGCTAATAGCCGCAGACCTCGATGTTCCAGAGATCTGTGAGAAAATCTCGGCAGACTCGCTGGCTTACCTGTCTCTAGAAGGTCTCGTCGAGTCGATCAGATTGAAGAAACGGGAGCTGTGCGTGGGTTGCCTCACGGGGGAGTACCCCACCCCGGTCCCCGAATGA